A single Prevotella sp. E15-22 DNA region contains:
- a CDS encoding C-GCAxxG-C-C family protein — translation MEQGQNSMRGRLTSEELDQRVSKAVDNFMAGYGCCQAVVAAFADLYGLDDTMAKRIGAGFGGGVGRMRMMCGAVSGIVILVGLDCGQTEGSDREGKSACYKVVQELLNKSKEENGSIICAELLGIQGHEKAHSSYVASPRTAEYYKTRPCAAKVESAARVFAEYLKG, via the coding sequence ATGGAACAAGGACAGAATAGCATGAGAGGACGCCTGACCAGCGAGGAGTTGGACCAGCGCGTAAGTAAAGCAGTAGACAACTTCATGGCGGGCTACGGCTGCTGTCAGGCCGTGGTGGCAGCGTTTGCCGACCTCTACGGACTGGACGACACGATGGCCAAGCGCATTGGCGCCGGCTTTGGCGGCGGCGTGGGCAGAATGAGGATGATGTGTGGCGCCGTGTCGGGCATCGTGATCCTGGTGGGACTGGATTGCGGCCAGACGGAAGGCAGCGACCGCGAAGGGAAGTCAGCCTGTTATAAGGTGGTTCAGGAACTGCTGAACAAGTCGAAAGAGGAGAACGGCAGTATTATCTGCGCAGAGCTGTTGGGCATTCAGGGCCACGAAAAAGCCCATTCCAGCTATGTGGCCTCGCCACGCACGGCAGAATACTACAAGACACGCCCTTGCGCAGCCAAGGTAGAGAGCGCAGCACGTGTGTTTGCAGAATATTTGAAAGGATAA